The Polaromonas sp. SP1 DNA window GGCGCCCGAAGCCGTGGCGGCGCGCGGAGGCCTGCCGCCGCATGCGCACCTGCTGCAAAAGCCGGTGAATTTTGATTGGCTGCACGGCTACCTGACGGCGCTGTTAACGGCAAATCGCAAATGGAGACACTAGATGTTGGCCCCCACGGTCGCTCACTGCGTGTAGCTCCCTGCCCCCCCGAGGTGGCCGCCCGCCCTCCGGCCCGGCAAAGCCGGTTCCGGGGCTCATGCTGGGTTTAAGAGTTCTTGGTGTTTCGGGGATTATTGGTCAAATCGGGCTCTAGCCCAATAACCACGTACACTGACCGCTATCAAAATCATAGCGTCCGTTGTGGCTGCTGCTTTGCCACGCTGCTAAAGCGGTAGATCCCGTCCGAATCCAGCCGCCGCTGCAGCTTCCCCCCAAACCACAGCGCATGCAGGTGCGCCATGGCCTCGCCCATGGCGAAGGTGGTTTGGTGCAGGTCGAGTTTGCGGGGAAACATGATGGGCAGGATGTCGGCGGCGCTGCAGGGCTTGGCTGCGCAAGCCTCCGTCACTTCGGCCAGCCGGTCGCGGTGGTGGTCGTGCAGTTGCCCTATGCGGGTATGCAGGCCGCGAAAGGGTTTGCCGTGGGACGGCAGCACCAGCGTGCCCTCTTTCAGCGGCAGGAATTTGTCGATGGACTCAAGAAACAGCGTGAGTGCGTTCGACTCCGGTTCCATGTCGTAGACGCTCACATTGGTCGAGATGCGCGGCAGCACCATGTCGCCGCTGATCAGCGTCTCCAGTTCTTCGCAATGCAGCGCGATGTGCTCGGGCGCGTGGCCGTAGCCGCTGATGCAGCGCCAGTCGCGGTTGCCGATGCGCACGGTTTTGCCGTCCATGATGCGCACATAGCTTGCCGGCACGGCCGGCACCATGCCGGGGTAGTAGCTGGCGCGGCCGCGTATCTTTTCGATGGCTTCCGGGTCGACCAGACCGTGCGAGGCAAAAAACAGCGCCGCGCTTTCGCCGCCGAAGCCGGTGGTGCTTTGCGAGCCGATGCGCGCCGAGTGGTAATCCGTGGCGCTGATCCACAAACGGCATACATGTTTTGGCGTAGTCCAGCGCTCGCACAGCCAGGACGCCAGCCCGATGTGGTCTGGGTGCATGTGCGTCACGATGACGCGCAGCACCGGCATGCCTTCCAGCTGGGTGGCAAAAATCGCCTCCCACTGGGCCTTGGACTCTTCGCGGCTGATGCAGCAGTCGACGATGGTCCAGCCCTGGATTTTGGCGCCCGGCACATCCGGGTCGTCGATCTCATCGCGCAGCAGCCACAGGTTGATGTGGTTTAACGCAAAGGGCAAATCCATACGGATCCACTTCACGCCGGGCGCCACTTCCAGCGTCGTGCCCGAGGCCGGCAAGGTGTCGCCGAAGGGGTAATCCAGTTGCTGCTCGAGGAGGTTCATGTCATCATTCGCGGTATATTTGACGTTTACGTAAACGTCATGCAGAACCATTGTAGGGACCGCGCCCCGTTTGCGCTGTCCCATGCGTTTGCAAGAAAAAGACTTCACCACCATGGCCACCACCTACACCATCAGCGATCTGGCAAAAGAGTTTGACCTGACCACGCGCGCCATGCGTTTTTACGAAGACATGGGCCTGCTGCAGCCCCAGCGCGAAGGCGCGGGCGGCCGCAACCGCGTCTACACCGCGCGCGACCGCACACGGCTCAAGCTCACCCTGCGCGCCAAGCGCCTGGGCCTGTCGCTGGTCGAGGCCAAGGAAATCATCGACTCCTACGACAGCCCGCGCGACACCGCGCCGCAGCTGAAAAAATTCCTGGCCATCCTGACGGAGCACCGCAAAAAGCTCGAAGCGCAAATGCTGGACCTGCAGGCCAACCTGGACGAAATCCGCACCCACGAAAAAGAAGCCAAAGCTTTGCTCGGCAAGACCGAAAAAGCCAAAGCCGGCAAATCCTGAGGCGCGTTCGCCGGGAGGCTGATTGCCCCCGGGCCGGACTGGGTCAAACCACCCCGGGCGGCAAATACGTCATAATTGACGTTTACGTAAACGTCAATCAAGGCGTGAACCCAAAACCCGGCGGAAACCGTCTTCCGCACCGTTCAAAAGGGCTTCTTCATGGACGCACGCACCCCACCGTCAGCCTTGTTCCAGCGCATCGAAGCCAGCTTCCTGCGCCAGGGGATGATGCAGCACCTCGGCGCGCGCCTGCTGCGCGTGGAGCCGGGCCTTTGCGAGGTGGCGCTGCCGTATTCAGACCGCGTGACGCAGCAGCAAGGCGGCTTCCACGGCGGCGCCATGGGCGCGCTGGCCGACATCGCCGGCGGTTATGCCGCACTGACGGTGGCCGCGCAAGACGCCGAAGTCACCACGGTCGAATACAAGATCAACTTCATGGCCGGCTTTAAAGACGGCGAGCTGCGCGCCGTGGGCCGCGTCGCCAAAGCCGGCAAGCGCATCATCGTCACCACCGCCGAAGTGACCCATGTCGCCGCCGACGGCAAAGAAAGCGCCTGCGCCCTGATGCAGCAAACGCTGGTGCCCGTGCCCAAGACTTACTAAAACCCCAGAAAGCCCACCATGACCAACATGCCCGGACTCAACTTCATGCTCGGTGAAGACATCGACGCGCTGCGCGATGCCGTGCGCGAATTCGCGCAAGCCGAAATCGCCCCCCGCGCCGCCGAGATCGACCGCAACGACCAGTTCCCGATGGACCTGTGGCAAAAAATGGGCTCGCTCGGCGTGCTCGGCATCACTGTGGGAGAAGAATACGGCGGCGCCAACATGGGCTACCTGGCCCACATGATCGCCATGGAAGAAATCAGCCGCGCCAGCGCTTCGGTGGGGCTTTCATACGGCGCGCACAGCAACCTGTGCGTCAACCAGATCAAGCGCAACGGCACCGACGAGCAGCGCAAAAAATACCTGCCCAAGCTCATCAGCGGTGAGCACGTGGGCGCGCTGGCCATGAGCGAGCCCGGCGCCGGCAGCGACGTCATCAGCATGAAGCTCAAGGCTGAAGACAAGGGCGGCTATTACCTTCTCAACGGCAGCAAGATGTGGATCACCAACGGCCCCGACGCCGACACGCTGGTTGTCTATGCCAAGACCGAACCCGAGCTCGGCGCGCGCGGCGTCACCGCCTTCCTGATTGAAAAAGGCATGAAGGGCTTTTCCGTCGCGCAAAAGCTCGACAAGCTGGGCATGCGCGGCAGCCACACCGGCGAGCTGGTCTTCAACAACGTCGAAGTGCCCGCCAGCCAGATCCTGGGCGGCCTCAACAGCGGCGCCAAGGTGCTGATGAGCGGGCTTGATTACGAACGCGCGGTGCTCACCGGCGGCCCGCTCGGCATCATGCAGTCCGTCATGGACAACGTCGTGCCCTACATCCACGACCGCAAGCAGTTCGGCCAGAGCATCGGCGAGTTCCAGCTGATCCAGGGCAAGGTCGCCGACATGTACACCGTGCTGCAGGCCGGCCGCTCGTTTGCCTACACCGTGGCCAAAAACCTCGACATGCTGGGCACCGAGCACGTGCGCCAGGTCCGCAAGGACTGCGCCTCCGTCATCCTCTGGTGCGCCGAAAAAGCCACCTGGATGGCCGGCGAGGGCGTGCAGATCTACGGCGGCAACGGCTACATCAACGAATACCCGCTGGGCCGCCTCTGGCGCGACGCCAAACTCTATGAAATCGGCGCCGGCACCAGCGAAATACGCCGCATGCTCATAGGGCGGGAACTGTTCGCCGAGACGATGTAACCAAGGCAGGCGAAAATACGGCCATGACCGCATCCATCCAAGACCTCTTCGCCCACAACCGCGCCTGGGCCGCGCAGATGGAAGCCGAGCGCCCCGGCTTCTTCACCAGCCTCGTCAAGCAGCAGACGCCACGGTACATGTGGATAGGCTGCTCCGACAGCCGCGTGCCGGCCAACCAGATCACCGGGCTGGAGCCGGGTGAGGTGTTCGTGCACCGCAACGTGGCCAACGTCGTGGTGCATTCCGACCTCAACGCGCTCTCGGCCATCCAGTTCGCCGTCGAGCGCCTGAAGGTCAAGGACATCATGGTGGTCGGCCACTACGGCTGCTCCGGCGTGCAGGCCGCGCTGGAAGGCGCGCGCATTGGTCTCGCCGACAACTGGCTGCGCCATATCCAGGACGTGCGCCATCGCCACCGCCAACTGCTCGACAGCCTGCCCGAAGACGTGCGCGCCAAGGCCCTGTGCGATATCAATGTGATCGAGCAGGTGGTCAATGTCTCCGTCAGTACCGTCATGGTCGACGCCTGGGCGCGCGGCCAGGAAGTCACCGTGCACGGCTGGGCCTTCGGTGTGCACGACGGCCTGCTGCAGGACCTGCAGATGAGCGTGTCGTCTCCCGAAGAGCTCGACAAGCTCTACAGCAAGGCGGTCGACCGTGTGTGGGACGCCTGGAACTCGCGCGCCGGCGGCGGCACCCAGCAGCAACTGGTTTAGTCAGCATGTTTCCCCAGCGCCTGGACTCCAGCGTCGCCTACGACATCGCCAAGGCGATGATGGACGGCTTCAACCGCCACTACCAGCTGTTCCGCACCGAGTCCGCGCGCGCCAAGCACCGCTTTGAAACGGCCGACTGGCACGGCCAGCAGCGCGCCCAGCGCGAGCGCATCGAGTTTTACGACCTGCGCGTGCGCGAGGCTTCCATGCGCCTGGAGCGCGAGTTCAAGGCCGGCGACCAGCCCATGGACGTCTGGCAACAGGTCAAGCTCCATTACATCGGCTTGCTGGTCAACCACCACCAGCCTGAGCTCGCCGAAACGTTTTTCAACTCGGTCACCACCAAGATACTGCACCGCAGCTACTTCCAGAACGACTTCATCTTTGTGCGCCCGGCCGTCAGCACCGAGTACATCGAAAACGAAGAGCCGACAGCGCAGCCGACCTACCGCGCCTACTACCCCACGCGCGACAACATGCGGGACATCATCGTCAAGCTGGTGAGCGACTTTGACCTGCGCCTGCCCTTTGAGGACCTGGAGCGCGATGCCGGCTATGTGCTTGAGGCCTTCAGCGAGCGGCTCACCGACGTCAAGCTGCGCGCCAACTTCCAGATCCAGGTGCTGTCGGGGCTGTTCTTTCGCAACAAGGGCGCTTACGTCGTCGGCAAGATCATCAACGGCTTCAACGAAATCCCGTTTGCCTTGCCGGTGCTGCATGGCAAGGCTGGCAAGCTGGTCATCGATGCGGCGCTGTTTGGTGAAGACGACCTGCTGATTCTCTTCAGCTTTGCACGCGCCTACTTCATGGTCGACATGGGCATTCCGTCAGCCTATGTGCAGTTTTTGCGCAGCATGATGCCGCACATGCCGCGCGCTGAAATCTACAACGCGCTGGGCCTGGCCAAGCAGGGCAAGACGCTGTTCTACCGCGACTTCCTGTACCACCTGCGGCATTCCACCGACAAATTCCGCATTGCGCCCGGCATCAAGGGCATGGTCATGCTGGTGTTTGACTTGCCATCGTTTCCTTACGTCTTCAAGGTCATCAAAGACTACTACCCGCCGCAAAAAGACACGACGCGCGAGCAGATCAAGGGCAAGTACCTGCTGGTGAAGCAGCACGACCGCGTAGGCCGCATGGCCGACACGCAGGAATACAGCGAAGTGGCCTTCCCGCGCGAGCGCTTTGACGACGAGCTCATTGCCGAAATCGAAAAGTTCGCGCCCAGCCAGCTCGAGATCAGCGACCGCGACGCCGACGGCGCGACCGAAGTCATCATCAAGCACGTGTACATCGAGCGCCGCATGATCCCGCTCAACATCTACCTGCAGGAAGCCTTTGACGCCGGTGTGCAGGAGCCCGCCGCCAAAGACCAGATCGAGCGCGCCGTTGTCGAATACGGCAACGCCATCAAGGACCTGGTGGCCGCCAACATCTTCCCCGGCGACATGCTGTGGAAGAACTTCGGCATCACCCGCCACGGCAAGGTCGTGTTCTACGACTACGACGAGATCGAATACATCACCGACTGCAACTTCCGCAAGGTGCCTACGCCGCGCAACGAAGAAGAAGAGATGAGCGGCGAGGTCTGGTATTCCGTCGGCCCCAAAGACGTGTTCCCCGAAACCTTCGAGCCCTTTTTGCTCGGCAACGACGCGGTGCGCGAAGTCTTCATGAAGCACCACGCCAACCTGCTCGACGCCGGCTTCTGGCAAAAACACCAGGCCCGCATCCAGGCCGGCCATGTGCACGATGTGTTTCCCTACGAGCGCGAGAAGCGTTTTATTGCACTGCACAGCCCCGGAGAAATCGGCGACGAAGTGCTGACGCAGCTTCCACCCGATCCCGTATTAACAGGCCTCAGCGGCCTGAACCCCTAGAAATGTTGGCCCCCACGCTTTTCACTTCGTGTAATGCGCTGCCCCCCGAGGGGGCTGAGCTTGCTCGGGGCGGCTCTTCGCGGCGCTCGCTCATTTCCACCAACACACGCAAATCGTTTAACCTCTGAAAGGACAGCTCCCATGTCAAAAGATTCCATCGTTATCCTCGGCGCAGCCCGCACCCCCATGGGCGGCTTCCAGGGCGACTTCGCCAGCCTGTCGGCCCATGACCTGGGCGGCGCCGCCATCAAGGCCGCCATCGAGCGCTCGGGCGTCGCGCCTGAAAAAATCGACGAAGTGCTGTTCGGCAACTGCCTGATGGCGGGCCAGGGCCAGGCGCCTGCGCGC harbors:
- a CDS encoding MBL fold metallo-hydrolase: MNLLEQQLDYPFGDTLPASGTTLEVAPGVKWIRMDLPFALNHINLWLLRDEIDDPDVPGAKIQGWTIVDCCISREESKAQWEAIFATQLEGMPVLRVIVTHMHPDHIGLASWLCERWTTPKHVCRLWISATDYHSARIGSQSTTGFGGESAALFFASHGLVDPEAIEKIRGRASYYPGMVPAVPASYVRIMDGKTVRIGNRDWRCISGYGHAPEHIALHCEELETLISGDMVLPRISTNVSVYDMEPESNALTLFLESIDKFLPLKEGTLVLPSHGKPFRGLHTRIGQLHDHHRDRLAEVTEACAAKPCSAADILPIMFPRKLDLHQTTFAMGEAMAHLHALWFGGKLQRRLDSDGIYRFSSVAKQQPQRTL
- a CDS encoding MerR family DNA-binding transcriptional regulator, with translation MATTYTISDLAKEFDLTTRAMRFYEDMGLLQPQREGAGGRNRVYTARDRTRLKLTLRAKRLGLSLVEAKEIIDSYDSPRDTAPQLKKFLAILTEHRKKLEAQMLDLQANLDEIRTHEKEAKALLGKTEKAKAGKS
- a CDS encoding PaaI family thioesterase, with product MDARTPPSALFQRIEASFLRQGMMQHLGARLLRVEPGLCEVALPYSDRVTQQQGGFHGGAMGALADIAGGYAALTVAAQDAEVTTVEYKINFMAGFKDGELRAVGRVAKAGKRIIVTTAEVTHVAADGKESACALMQQTLVPVPKTY
- a CDS encoding isovaleryl-CoA dehydrogenase, whose protein sequence is MTNMPGLNFMLGEDIDALRDAVREFAQAEIAPRAAEIDRNDQFPMDLWQKMGSLGVLGITVGEEYGGANMGYLAHMIAMEEISRASASVGLSYGAHSNLCVNQIKRNGTDEQRKKYLPKLISGEHVGALAMSEPGAGSDVISMKLKAEDKGGYYLLNGSKMWITNGPDADTLVVYAKTEPELGARGVTAFLIEKGMKGFSVAQKLDKLGMRGSHTGELVFNNVEVPASQILGGLNSGAKVLMSGLDYERAVLTGGPLGIMQSVMDNVVPYIHDRKQFGQSIGEFQLIQGKVADMYTVLQAGRSFAYTVAKNLDMLGTEHVRQVRKDCASVILWCAEKATWMAGEGVQIYGGNGYINEYPLGRLWRDAKLYEIGAGTSEIRRMLIGRELFAETM
- the can gene encoding carbonate dehydratase, whose protein sequence is MTASIQDLFAHNRAWAAQMEAERPGFFTSLVKQQTPRYMWIGCSDSRVPANQITGLEPGEVFVHRNVANVVVHSDLNALSAIQFAVERLKVKDIMVVGHYGCSGVQAALEGARIGLADNWLRHIQDVRHRHRQLLDSLPEDVRAKALCDINVIEQVVNVSVSTVMVDAWARGQEVTVHGWAFGVHDGLLQDLQMSVSSPEELDKLYSKAVDRVWDAWNSRAGGGTQQQLV
- the aceK gene encoding bifunctional isocitrate dehydrogenase kinase/phosphatase — its product is MFPQRLDSSVAYDIAKAMMDGFNRHYQLFRTESARAKHRFETADWHGQQRAQRERIEFYDLRVREASMRLEREFKAGDQPMDVWQQVKLHYIGLLVNHHQPELAETFFNSVTTKILHRSYFQNDFIFVRPAVSTEYIENEEPTAQPTYRAYYPTRDNMRDIIVKLVSDFDLRLPFEDLERDAGYVLEAFSERLTDVKLRANFQIQVLSGLFFRNKGAYVVGKIINGFNEIPFALPVLHGKAGKLVIDAALFGEDDLLILFSFARAYFMVDMGIPSAYVQFLRSMMPHMPRAEIYNALGLAKQGKTLFYRDFLYHLRHSTDKFRIAPGIKGMVMLVFDLPSFPYVFKVIKDYYPPQKDTTREQIKGKYLLVKQHDRVGRMADTQEYSEVAFPRERFDDELIAEIEKFAPSQLEISDRDADGATEVIIKHVYIERRMIPLNIYLQEAFDAGVQEPAAKDQIERAVVEYGNAIKDLVAANIFPGDMLWKNFGITRHGKVVFYDYDEIEYITDCNFRKVPTPRNEEEEMSGEVWYSVGPKDVFPETFEPFLLGNDAVREVFMKHHANLLDAGFWQKHQARIQAGHVHDVFPYEREKRFIALHSPGEIGDEVLTQLPPDPVLTGLSGLNP